The proteins below come from a single Cylindrospermopsis raciborskii Cr2010 genomic window:
- the lexA gene encoding transcriptional repressor LexA, whose protein sequence is MEKLTEAQNELYEWLVEYIRVNQHSPSIRQMMQGVNLKSPAPVQSRLEHLRNKGYIGWDEGKARTIRILHSSKYGVPILGTIAAGGLIEPFADAVECEYLDLANLPIPPQSYALRVAGDSMIEDLIADGDVVFLRPVAEPNLMKNGTIVAARVEGYGTTLKRFYLEGDMVTLKPANSNYQPIQVPAIHVEIQGSLVGVWRNYNYGFSQNA, encoded by the coding sequence ATGGAAAAACTGACGGAAGCCCAAAACGAACTATACGAATGGTTGGTAGAATATATTCGGGTTAATCAACATTCACCGTCTATTCGTCAAATGATGCAGGGAGTAAATTTGAAGTCTCCTGCACCGGTTCAAAGCAGGTTGGAACACTTGCGGAACAAGGGATACATTGGCTGGGATGAGGGTAAGGCACGAACCATTAGAATATTGCATTCTAGTAAGTACGGCGTGCCCATTTTAGGAACCATTGCAGCAGGGGGCTTGATTGAACCTTTTGCTGATGCGGTAGAGTGTGAGTACTTAGATTTAGCCAATCTGCCTATTCCTCCTCAAAGTTATGCTTTGCGGGTAGCTGGTGATAGTATGATTGAGGATTTAATTGCTGATGGTGATGTGGTATTCCTGCGTCCTGTGGCTGAACCCAATCTGATGAAAAATGGCACCATTGTTGCTGCTAGGGTGGAGGGATATGGTACAACCTTAAAACGGTTTTATCTTGAGGGAGATATGGTCACTCTTAAACCAGCTAATTCCAACTATCAACCTATTCAAGTCCCCGCTATTCATGTGGAAATACAAGGTTCTTTAGTCGGTGTCTGGCGAAACTACAATTATGGCTTTAGCCAAAATGCTTAG